The following proteins come from a genomic window of Anguilla rostrata isolate EN2019 chromosome 17, ASM1855537v3, whole genome shotgun sequence:
- the LOC135242949 gene encoding progestin and adipoQ receptor family member 4-like, with the protein MAFLNGPRLLDWANSPPHLQFNKYVLTGYRPISSVQDCIRSLFYLHNEIGNIYTHGIPLLCFLVLLPLNIPWSQISVTWLGVVHFLACLSPQLGSVLYHLFMNHEGGEPVYHTLLTLDMCGICMINTLGALPIVYSTLLCYPFTRSAALLVYILLSSYAIYCAITARNNVRRLRSFAWQALFRFSFFLLRWAGVGGGSPTSLRHFLTMDTLALLGGVINITRIPERFRPGLFDYWCNSHQIMHVLVVGSILYLHWGVLDDLLWINSYHCPLD; encoded by the exons ATGGCATTTTTAAATGGGCCCAGGTTATTGGACTGGGCGAATTCACCTCCTCATCTTCAGTTCAACAAATACGTCCTGACCGGCTACCGTCCGATATCTTCAGTGCAGGACTGTATCCGAAGCTTATTCTACCTGCACAACGAAATCggaaatatttacacacatg GAATCCCGCTGCTATGTTTCCTGGTCCTGCTCCCGCTCAACATCCCCTGGTCGCAGATCAGCGTCACGTGGCTGGGCGTGGTCCACTTCCTGGCCTGCCTGTCCCCGCAGCTGGGCTCGGTGCTCTACCACCTCTTCATGAACCACGAGGGAGGGGAGCCCGTGTACCACACCCTGCTCACCCTCGACATGTGCGGCATCTGCATGATCAACACCCTGG GAGCCCTGCCCATCGTTTACAGCACGCTGCTCTGCTACCCCTTCACGCgcagcgccgccctgctggtcTACATCCTCCTCTCCAGCTACGCCATCTACTGCGCCATCACGGCGCGCAACAACGTGCGGCGACTGCGCTCCTTCGCCTGGCAGGCGCTCTTCCGCTTCTCCTTCTTCCTGCTGCGCTGGGCGGGCGTGGGCGGGGGCAGCCCCACCTCGCTGCGCCACTTCCTCACCATGGACACGCTGGCGCTGCTGGGCGGCGTGATCAACATCACGCGCATCCCCGAGCGCTTCCGCCCGGGCCTCTTCGACTACTGGTGCAACAGCCACCAGATCATGCACGTGCTGGTGGTGGGCTCCATCCTCTACCTGCACTGGGGCGTGCTGGACGACCTGCTGTGGATCAACAGCTACCACTGTCCCCTGGACTGA
- the LOC135243307 gene encoding coronin-1A-like produces the protein MSRKVVRSSKFRHVFGQALKADQCYDDIRISQMTWDSNFCSVNPKFVAMIVDASGGGAFMVLPLSKTGRIDMAYPTVCGHTGPVLDIEWCPHNDNIIASGSEDCSVMIWEIPDGGLTKPLVEPVVTLEGHSKRVGILSWHPTAHNVLLTAGCDNVIILWNVACGEAMVRIDAVHTDMIYSACWDTNGSRILTSCKDKKIRVLDPRKGSVVSEKDKPHEGSRPVRAIFVSDGKILTTGFSRMSERQVALWDPSNFKEALTLQELDTSSGVLLPFFDPDTGIVYLCGKGDSSIRYFEVTDEAPYVHYLSMYSSKESQKGMGYMPKRGLEVNKCEIARFYKLHERKCEPIVMTVPRKSDLFQEDLYPDTIGPEPSVEASDWFLGKEGKPIRISLKDGFVATKTKEFKVHKSLLTTTTVASGNQSADSTDVHSLQEEIKKLKAIVEELTERVSTLETKN, from the exons ATGTCCCGGAAAGTTGTGAGGTCCAGCAAGTTCCGTCACGTCTTCGGCCAGGCCTTGAAGGCGGACCAGTGCTACGATGACATCCGCATCTCCCAGATGACCTGGGACAGTAACTTCTGCTCGGTCAACCCCAAGTTCGTGGCCATGATTGTGGACGCCAGCGGTGGGGGAGCCTTCATGGTGCTGCCGCTGAGTAAG aCAGGGCGTATCGACATGGCGTACCCCACCGTGTGCGGGCACACAGGCCCTGTTCTGGACATCGAGTGGTGCCCTCATAACGACAACATCATAGCCAGCGGGTCCGAGGACTGCAGCGTCATG ATTTGGGAAATCCCAGACGGGGGTCTAACGAAGCCTCTGGTGGAGCCGGTGGTGACGCTGGAGGGCCACTCCAAGCGCGTGGGGATCCTGAGCTGGCACCCCACCGCCCACAACGTGCTCCTGACCGCAG gctGCGATAACGTCATCATCCTGTGGAACGTGGCGTGCGGGGAGGCGATGGTGCGGATCGACGCGGTGCACACCGACATGATCTACAGCGCCTGCTGGGACACGAACGGGTCGCGCATCCTCACCTCCTGCAAGGACAAGAAGATCCGCGTCCTGGACCCCCGCAAGGGCTCCGTCGTCTCC gagaaaGATAAGCCCCATGAGGGCTCCAGGCCTGTCCGGGCCATATTTGTGTCCGATGGGAAGATCCTGACCACAGGATTCAGTCGTATGAGCGAGAGGCAGGTGGCGCTGTGGGACCCG AGTAACTTTAAGGAAGCCCTCACCCTGCAAGAGCTGGACACCAGCAGTGGAGTCCTCCTGCCCTTCTTTGACCCCGACACTGGAATTGTGTACCTCTGTGGCAAG GGAGACAGCAGCATCCGGTATTTCGAGGTGACGGACGAGGCCCCCTACGTTCACTACCTGTCCATGTACAGCAGCAAGGAGAGCCAGAAGGGCATGGGCTACATGCCCAAGAGGGGCCTGGAGGTCAACAAGTGCGAGATCGCcag GTTCTACAAGCTGCACGAGCGTAAGTGCGAGCCAATCGTCATGACCGTCCCGCGCAAG TCTGATCTCTTCCAAGAGGATCTGTATCCTGACACAATTGGCCCAGAGCCTTCCGTGGAGGCCAGTGATTGGTTCTTAGGAAAGGAAGGGAAACCAATCCGAATTTCCTTGAAGGACGGGTTTGTGGCCACCAAAACCAAAGAGTTCAAAGTGCACAAGAGCCTGCTGACAACCACGACGGTAGCCAGTGGGAACCAATCGGCAGACAGCACG GATGTGCACTCCCTGCAGGAGGAGATTAAGAAGCTGAAGGCCATAGTGGAAGAGCTAACTGAGAGAGTGAGCACACTGGAGACCAAgaactga